One Corynebacterium efficiens YS-314 DNA segment encodes these proteins:
- the miaB gene encoding tRNA (N6-isopentenyl adenosine(37)-C2)-methylthiotransferase MiaB, translating to MTQQIDTHQMNTHPSHPDHPADTLPARGNREGTTARTYEVRTFGCQMNVHDSERLSGLLEEAGYTAAGEGDTPDLIVFNTCAVRENADQRLYGTLGNLRAVKENHPGMQIAVGGCLAQKDKDTVVKKAPWVDVVFGTHNIASLPTLLNRAEHNQKAEVEIVDSLEQFPSVLPAKRESAYAGWVSVSVGCNNTCTFCIVPSLRGKEQDRRPGDILAEVQALVDQGVSEVTLLGQNVNAYGVNFVDPELERDRSAFSKLLRACGDIEGLERVRFTSPHPAEFTSDVIDAMAETPNICPQLHMPLQSGSDRVLKEMRRSYRSAKFLAILDEVRAKIPHASITTDIIVGFPGETEEDFQATLDVVEKARFTSAYTFQYSPRPGTPAADYENQVPKKVVQERYERLMALQERICEEENQKFIGQTVELLVQAGGGRKNDATKRMSGRARDGRLVHFTPVGTIDGEIRPGDVVTVEVTEAKPFFLIADAGVLTHRRTRAGDNSAVGQVPTTAPIGVGLGLPRIGAPVPAPATPDNACGC from the coding sequence GTGACGCAGCAGATTGATACCCACCAGATGAACACCCATCCATCCCACCCGGACCACCCCGCCGACACCCTCCCGGCGCGGGGGAACCGGGAGGGCACCACTGCCCGCACCTATGAGGTGCGTACCTTCGGCTGCCAGATGAACGTCCACGATTCCGAGCGTCTCTCCGGTCTGCTCGAGGAGGCCGGTTACACCGCGGCGGGGGAGGGTGACACCCCTGATCTCATCGTCTTCAACACCTGCGCGGTGCGTGAGAATGCCGATCAGCGTCTCTACGGCACACTGGGTAATCTGCGCGCCGTGAAGGAGAACCACCCCGGCATGCAGATCGCCGTGGGAGGCTGCCTCGCACAGAAGGACAAGGACACTGTGGTGAAGAAGGCCCCATGGGTGGATGTGGTCTTCGGTACCCACAACATCGCCTCGCTGCCGACCCTGCTCAACCGTGCGGAGCACAACCAGAAGGCTGAGGTGGAGATCGTCGATTCACTCGAGCAGTTCCCCTCCGTCCTCCCGGCCAAACGTGAATCCGCCTACGCCGGGTGGGTATCGGTCTCGGTGGGCTGCAACAACACCTGCACCTTCTGTATTGTGCCGAGCCTGCGTGGTAAGGAACAGGACCGCCGGCCTGGTGACATCCTCGCCGAGGTGCAGGCCCTGGTCGATCAGGGTGTCTCCGAGGTGACCCTGCTCGGTCAGAACGTCAATGCCTATGGCGTGAACTTCGTCGACCCCGAACTTGAGCGGGACCGTTCGGCCTTCTCCAAACTCCTGCGCGCCTGTGGTGACATCGAGGGCCTGGAGCGGGTCCGCTTCACCAGCCCACACCCGGCTGAATTCACCTCCGATGTCATTGATGCGATGGCGGAGACCCCGAACATCTGCCCGCAGCTGCATATGCCCCTGCAGTCCGGGTCGGACAGGGTGCTCAAGGAGATGCGCCGTTCCTACCGGTCGGCGAAGTTCCTCGCCATCCTGGATGAGGTCCGGGCGAAGATCCCGCATGCCTCGATCACCACCGACATCATCGTCGGTTTCCCGGGGGAGACGGAGGAGGATTTCCAGGCGACCCTGGATGTCGTCGAAAAGGCGCGCTTCACCTCCGCCTACACCTTCCAGTACAGCCCCAGGCCTGGAACCCCGGCGGCGGACTATGAGAACCAGGTGCCCAAGAAGGTTGTCCAGGAACGCTATGAGCGTCTCATGGCACTCCAGGAACGCATCTGCGAGGAGGAGAATCAGAAGTTCATCGGGCAGACGGTGGAGCTGCTCGTCCAGGCCGGTGGTGGTCGCAAGAACGATGCCACCAAGCGCATGTCTGGTCGCGCCCGCGATGGCCGTCTCGTCCACTTCACACCTGTGGGAACTATCGACGGGGAGATCCGCCCGGGTGATGTGGTCACGGTGGAGGTCACCGAGGCCAAACCGTTCTTCCTCATCGCCGATGCCGGTGTGCTCACCCACCGCCGTACCCGGGCGGGCGATAATTCCGCCGTGGGACAGGTCCCCACCACCGCGCCGATCGGTGTCGGTCTCGGACTGCCCCGGATCGGTGCGCCGGTCCCGGCCCCCGCAACCCCGGACAATGCCTGCGGTTGCTGA
- the dapF gene encoding diaminopimelate epimerase, translated as MKKEIAFAKGHATENDFIIIHDPDGTIDLTADEVTRLCDRRAGLGADGVLRVVRAGELGVQTPGVDPGWWFMDYRNADGSLAEMCGNGVRVFAHWLAAHQLVDTTDFTIGTRAGARSVTVLSADRDDAVVRVDMGPAAVTGISTCMIADQPFAGMGVDLGNPHLACVVPGLTPAALKNIALEAPVFDTAFFPRGVNVELVTELADGLDDPAIHMRVWERGVGETRSCGTGTVAAARAALADAGQAVGTVTVYVPGGAVEVGIREETSTLTGPSRIIATGTVRI; from the coding sequence GTGAAAAAAGAGATCGCCTTCGCCAAGGGGCATGCCACCGAGAACGACTTCATCATCATCCACGACCCGGATGGGACAATCGACCTGACCGCGGATGAGGTCACGCGACTGTGCGATCGCCGCGCCGGGCTGGGGGCGGACGGGGTGCTGCGCGTGGTGCGTGCCGGCGAACTCGGTGTGCAGACACCCGGTGTGGATCCCGGGTGGTGGTTCATGGATTACCGCAACGCAGACGGCTCCCTGGCCGAGATGTGCGGCAACGGGGTGCGGGTGTTCGCCCACTGGCTGGCCGCACACCAACTGGTGGACACCACTGACTTCACCATCGGCACCCGCGCCGGGGCCCGGTCGGTGACGGTGCTCTCCGCCGACCGCGATGATGCGGTGGTGCGGGTGGATATGGGGCCAGCTGCGGTGACGGGGATCTCCACCTGCATGATCGCGGATCAGCCCTTCGCCGGGATGGGGGTGGATCTGGGCAACCCGCACCTGGCGTGCGTGGTGCCGGGCCTGACCCCTGCGGCGCTGAAGAACATCGCATTGGAGGCACCTGTGTTCGACACCGCCTTCTTCCCCCGGGGCGTCAACGTTGAACTGGTGACGGAGCTTGCCGACGGGCTCGATGACCCCGCCATCCACATGCGGGTCTGGGAACGGGGGGTGGGGGAGACCCGCTCATGCGGCACCGGCACCGTAGCCGCTGCCCGCGCCGCCCTGGCTGATGCCGGACAGGCCGTGGGCACGGTGACGGTGTATGTACCCGGTGGCGCCGTGGAGGTGGGGATCCGGGAAGAAACGTCCACCCTGACCGGACCGAGCCGGATCATCGCCACGGGGACAGTGAGGATCTGA
- the miaA gene encoding tRNA (adenosine(37)-N6)-dimethylallyltransferase MiaA, with protein MITPIAVVGPTASGKSALGIELALRLDGEVVNVDSMQLYRGMDIGTAKLTPEERQGIPHHQLDVLDVTETASVARYQQEAVADVEEIMSRGKTPILVGGSMLYVQSLVDDWQFPPTDPAVRARWEARLAEIGVTRLHEELRARDPEAAAIIENNDPRRTVRALEVIELTGQPFKASQPPKDAPPRWGTTILGLRTTADWLNPRIELRTHLMFERGFLEEVEGLVRDHGLIAESTAGRAIGYAQVLDALAGELTLDEAVERTITGTRRYVRRQRAWFNRDHRIRWIDADGDTTARALDILGR; from the coding sequence ATGATCACACCGATCGCCGTCGTCGGTCCCACCGCCTCGGGGAAATCAGCGCTCGGCATCGAACTGGCGCTGCGCCTGGACGGTGAAGTGGTCAACGTCGACTCCATGCAGCTCTACCGGGGCATGGACATCGGAACCGCGAAACTCACCCCCGAGGAGAGACAGGGCATCCCACACCACCAGCTCGATGTCCTCGACGTCACGGAAACCGCCTCGGTGGCCCGCTACCAGCAGGAGGCCGTCGCAGACGTGGAGGAGATCATGTCCCGCGGCAAGACACCGATCCTGGTCGGCGGATCGATGCTGTACGTCCAGTCACTCGTGGATGACTGGCAGTTCCCCCCGACCGACCCGGCGGTGCGGGCCCGGTGGGAGGCACGCCTGGCGGAGATCGGGGTGACGCGTCTGCATGAGGAGCTGCGCGCCCGGGACCCGGAGGCCGCGGCGATCATTGAAAACAACGACCCACGGCGCACCGTCCGCGCGCTGGAGGTGATCGAACTGACCGGTCAGCCCTTCAAGGCCAGCCAGCCCCCGAAGGATGCACCCCCGCGCTGGGGGACCACCATCCTGGGGTTGAGGACCACCGCCGACTGGCTCAACCCACGCATCGAACTGCGCACCCACCTGATGTTCGAACGTGGTTTCCTTGAGGAGGTGGAGGGCCTGGTCAGGGATCACGGCCTGATTGCCGAGTCCACCGCCGGACGGGCCATCGGCTACGCCCAGGTGCTCGACGCTCTGGCCGGGGAACTGACCCTGGATGAGGCCGTGGAGCGCACCATCACCGGCACCCGTCGCTATGTGCGCCGGCAGCGCGCCTGGTTCAACCGCGATCACCGCATCCGGTGGATCGACGCGGACGGGGACACCACCGCCAGGGCACTGGACATTCTCGGCCGCTGA
- a CDS encoding GNAT family N-acetyltransferase: MQIIQIADPVAGEEPGDQVRSFVFMSNLAAQEASGDPDMSVSVERIITDLAGSPELVSRLFVATHDDPVELGATVPADGEEEPWVEAEGWVKINLPLIDDPDSAAIEIVLDAGHQPLPGEDLTPEATTLVDALLTHAETTAGAAPWSRRILQTAHMHPPVPTAGCDHCAVLERAGYRCAHEEIQQVLDLVNLPTGRETLEMSGFNIHRVTGTSFPESLIAGIVELQDIAATDVPHGSLTTDPARWSPRRLAQQSDRINRTGTQLVTVIITDTDGVVAFSTISLPPGANPEAAEQGLTIVHPRARGQRLGHTVKLACLDLLHETHPRVRRVATSNAVDNQAMLAINRALGAREVSRTTLWEKVL; the protein is encoded by the coding sequence GTGCAGATTATCCAGATCGCGGACCCGGTTGCCGGTGAAGAGCCCGGTGACCAGGTCCGTTCCTTTGTGTTCATGTCCAACCTGGCCGCCCAGGAGGCCTCCGGGGATCCGGACATGTCCGTGTCCGTCGAACGGATCATCACCGATCTCGCCGGATCCCCGGAACTGGTGTCCCGACTGTTCGTGGCCACGCATGATGATCCGGTGGAGCTGGGTGCCACGGTCCCGGCAGACGGGGAGGAGGAACCCTGGGTGGAGGCGGAGGGCTGGGTGAAGATCAACCTCCCCCTCATCGACGATCCCGATTCCGCCGCCATCGAGATCGTGCTCGACGCCGGCCACCAGCCCCTACCGGGCGAGGATCTGACCCCTGAGGCCACCACGCTTGTCGACGCCCTCCTCACCCACGCGGAGACCACCGCGGGTGCCGCACCGTGGTCACGTCGTATTTTGCAAACCGCCCACATGCACCCGCCCGTACCCACCGCCGGATGCGACCACTGCGCGGTGTTGGAGCGCGCCGGGTACCGGTGCGCTCACGAGGAGATCCAGCAGGTCCTCGACCTTGTTAACCTCCCCACCGGGCGGGAGACTCTGGAGATGAGCGGGTTCAACATCCACCGGGTCACCGGCACCTCCTTCCCCGAGTCTCTCATCGCGGGCATCGTCGAACTCCAGGACATCGCCGCAACAGATGTCCCCCACGGCAGCCTCACCACCGACCCCGCGCGGTGGTCACCACGGCGATTGGCGCAGCAGTCAGACCGCATCAACAGGACGGGCACGCAGCTGGTCACCGTGATCATCACCGATACGGACGGGGTTGTGGCCTTCAGCACCATCTCCCTGCCGCCCGGCGCGAACCCCGAGGCGGCGGAACAGGGTCTGACCATCGTCCATCCCCGTGCCCGTGGCCAGCGCCTGGGCCACACGGTGAAACTGGCCTGCCTGGACCTGCTGCACGAAACCCATCCGCGTGTGAGAAGGGTGGCAACATCAAACGCGGTTGACAACCAGGCAATGCTGGCCATCAACCGCGCTCTCGGTGCCCGGGAGGTTTCCCGGACCACACTGTGGGAGAAGGTGCTCTAG
- a CDS encoding Rv2732c family membrane protein, translated as MNSQVSEQKLSGRELAALEKDAAKTLELGDKKGFLIAAVVLYAIGLVLPHIRGVAGWQVLFFTDTASDAGIRLAEYVFYILGAIGVFLFTLGTLTLRRTWMAWVAWIFSCVTLVYSVFAAWMRQTSTGTDDTIVHIGMIVSTVAAGAAVWGLSSIILARSDRQRDIAQMRAEAGDLDAVSAAQGELLRQQQSNPENNPLLVDDRRARVKRRRAAASGEQETTGDTDKDTGDPS; from the coding sequence ATGAACAGTCAAGTGAGTGAACAGAAGCTGAGCGGTCGGGAACTGGCGGCGCTGGAGAAGGATGCGGCGAAAACACTGGAACTGGGCGACAAGAAGGGCTTCCTCATCGCGGCGGTGGTCCTGTATGCCATCGGCCTCGTGTTGCCGCATATCCGCGGGGTGGCAGGCTGGCAGGTGCTGTTCTTCACCGACACCGCCTCCGATGCCGGCATCCGACTCGCCGAGTATGTCTTCTACATCCTGGGTGCCATCGGGGTGTTCCTGTTTACCCTGGGCACACTGACGCTCAGGCGGACCTGGATGGCCTGGGTGGCCTGGATCTTCTCCTGTGTGACCCTGGTGTACTCCGTGTTCGCGGCGTGGATGCGCCAGACCTCCACAGGGACGGATGACACCATCGTGCACATCGGCATGATCGTGAGCACGGTGGCGGCCGGCGCTGCGGTGTGGGGACTGTCCAGTATCATCCTCGCCCGCAGTGACCGCCAGCGTGACATCGCGCAGATGCGTGCTGAGGCCGGGGACCTGGATGCGGTGTCCGCCGCCCAGGGGGAGCTGCTGCGTCAGCAGCAGAGCAACCCCGAGAACAACCCCCTGCTTGTCGACGACCGCCGCGCCCGCGTCAAGCGCCGCCGTGCCGCGGCGTCCGGTGAGCAGGAGACCACCGGAGACACGGACAAGGACACCGGGGATCCGTCCTAG
- a CDS encoding DUF349 domain-containing protein, translating to MTENQTPSSPTAPKPGPRPGPRPGPRPGAQAAKGATPGAVVTPAPVPRVSDPSRFGRVEADGSAYVTTSAGERLIGSWQAGTPEEGLAHYAARFDDLATEVELLEQRLVSHPDDANSIRAKAEELRASLATVAAIGDLDALETRLRAIVDSSEEANQRAREEKAKRREEAIARKEALATEAEDIAENSTDWKVAGDRIRTILDEWKTIHGIERKTDDELWKRYSRARDAFNRRRGAHFAELDRGRATARKLKEALVERAEALKESTEWNDTARAFRDLMQEWKAAGRAPREVDDKLWAAFKGAQDYFFDKRNAVAKERDQEFEANAEAKNALLAEYDAQIDPAKSLEGARAKLRELQEKWEEVGFVPRGRVREFEDKIAALEKRVSEAEETQWRRTDPEAQARADQFTAKAEEFNAQADAAEAKGNTKKAEKLRAQAQQWAEWAKTAHEAVDKL from the coding sequence ATGACTGAGAACCAGACCCCCAGCTCCCCGACCGCACCGAAGCCGGGTCCCCGCCCGGGTCCCCGTCCCGGACCGCGCCCGGGTGCTCAGGCGGCCAAGGGTGCCACCCCTGGTGCTGTGGTCACACCCGCACCGGTGCCCCGGGTCAGTGACCCCTCCAGGTTCGGTCGTGTGGAAGCCGACGGTTCCGCCTACGTGACCACCTCCGCCGGGGAGCGCCTCATCGGTTCCTGGCAGGCCGGCACCCCGGAGGAGGGGCTCGCCCATTACGCGGCCCGCTTCGATGACCTGGCCACCGAGGTGGAACTGCTGGAACAGCGTCTGGTCTCCCACCCCGATGATGCCAACTCCATCCGCGCCAAGGCCGAGGAGCTGCGTGCTTCCCTGGCCACCGTGGCCGCCATCGGTGACCTGGATGCCCTGGAAACCCGCCTGCGCGCCATCGTTGACTCCTCCGAGGAGGCCAACCAGCGCGCCCGCGAGGAGAAGGCGAAGCGCCGAGAGGAGGCCATCGCCCGCAAGGAGGCACTGGCCACCGAGGCCGAGGACATCGCGGAGAACTCCACCGACTGGAAGGTCGCCGGCGACCGCATCCGCACGATCCTGGATGAGTGGAAGACCATCCACGGCATCGAACGCAAAACAGATGATGAGCTGTGGAAGCGGTACTCCCGCGCCCGTGATGCCTTCAATCGCCGTCGTGGGGCGCACTTCGCCGAGCTGGACCGTGGCCGTGCCACCGCACGCAAGCTCAAGGAGGCCCTCGTCGAACGCGCTGAGGCACTGAAGGAATCCACCGAGTGGAATGACACCGCGCGTGCCTTCCGTGACCTGATGCAGGAGTGGAAGGCCGCCGGCCGTGCACCGCGCGAGGTCGACGACAAGCTGTGGGCCGCCTTCAAGGGGGCGCAGGACTACTTCTTCGACAAGCGCAATGCCGTGGCGAAGGAACGCGACCAGGAATTCGAGGCCAACGCCGAGGCCAAGAACGCCCTGCTGGCCGAATACGATGCCCAGATCGATCCCGCCAAGAGCCTCGAGGGCGCCCGCGCCAAGCTTCGTGAGCTGCAGGAGAAGTGGGAGGAGGTCGGGTTCGTGCCACGTGGCCGGGTACGGGAATTCGAGGATAAGATCGCCGCCCTGGAAAAGCGCGTCTCCGAGGCCGAGGAAACCCAGTGGCGTCGCACCGACCCGGAGGCCCAGGCGCGGGCCGACCAGTTCACCGCCAAGGCCGAGGAGTTCAACGCCCAGGCCGACGCCGCCGAGGCCAAGGGCAACACCAAGAAGGCAGAGAAGCTGCGTGCGCAGGCACAGCAGTGGGCCGAGTGGGCCAAGACCGCCCATGAGGCAGTGGACAAGCTCTAA